In the genome of Terriglobales bacterium, the window TTTTGGAGCGGTGGCGCCCGGCCAGAAGCCCAATACCGCCGTTTCGTTCTTCAATCCCGAACAGGTAGCCCCTGTCTCGTACCAATACAACTTCGGCATTCAGCGCGAGGTGGCACGCGACCTGCTGCTCGAAATCGGCTTCATCGGCAACGTGAGCCATCACCTCACGGCCAACGATCTCAGCCTGAACCAGGTCCCCCCGGAACTGATGGGTCCCGGCAACTCGCAGTTGCGGCGCCCATTTCCGCAATTCAGCAACGTAACCTGGATCAATCCGTCCATCGGTAACTCCACCTACCATGCCGGTTTCGTCCGGGCGGAAAAACGCATGAGCGGGAGTTTGTCGTTCCTGGCGCACTACACGTTCTCCAAGTTCCTCGACGACGTCGAGGCGGCTAACGAATTCGGCGCCACCGGCAGCTACATGGATGCTTACAACCGCGGGCTCGATAAAGGCCGCAGCGGTAGCGATGTGCCGCATCGGCTGGTGGTCGAGGCCTTATATGAGCTCCGCGGTTTCAAGGGGAATCGCGTTCTCAACCGTGTGCTCGGCGGCTGGAAAGTGGGAGTGTTGGAAACCGCCGAATCCGGCCCCGCCTTCACCGTCACCACTTCGGCGAACACCACCAACGCTTTTCCCGCCGGGTCTTTGCGGCCGGACCTGCTGCATGATCCTTCGCTGCCCTCCGGCCGGCGAACCGTCGCCCGCTGGTTCGACACCACGGCCTTCGTCAATCCCGCGCCGTACACGTTTGGGAATTCGCCGCGGTCTGGCCTCCGTGGCGCCCCCGTAGTCACCACGGATGTGACCCTTGAGAAGAGCTTCGCGCTCGCTGAGCACCTCCGACTCGAAGTGCGCGCTGAATTCTACAATGTTCTCAACCACGCGGTCTTCAACGTCCCCGGTTTCACCCTGGGCGACGCCGCTTTCGGCGCGGTCTCCAGCGCACGGTCGCCGCGCACGGGGCAACTGGCAGCGCGCCTCAGCTTCTAAAAGCCAGCCTTGTGTTCCGGCCGTCTGGTCGGCCACTCTGTCATAATCGCGCCGTCGGAGCACTTTCGGCAGCAAGCGGGTGCTGCGCTTGGTTCGGCAGAATACTCGGAGAGACTGGCAAACGCTACTGCATCAGGGAGCGATAATAGTCCTCTGCCGGGCAGATATCAGCAAGGGGCGTTATGCGTCAAGCCAAGCCGACTTGTCGGTCCCTATCCGACGTAGGCACTTCTCACCATTAGCGACAAACAGTCACCTTGGACTTGTAAACGCGCGACACCGTCTGGAACGGCTAAAGATCGGTAGTGTGGGGATCTGTTTACCACATTTCGAGCACTCATCGTTTCTCGATTTTGAATATGCCGAGAGGCGCAGCTTTGGCGGAGCGAGGGATTCAGGAATACATAACGAAGGCCGGGCTCACGAGCGGGCCGTTGTTCAGGCCGGTACGAAACCCCCGGTCATCGGAGTTAGCGAACCGTCCGATTACGGAGGTAACGCTCTGGCGCCTAGCGGTGGGGTACTTGCAACGCCTTCCCGGTTCGATGCGAGAAGTTCAAGGCCCAGGCGGGGCGATGTGTGAGGCATGCATCTATACCCCCCACTCTCTCCGAGCAACAACCGCAACCCTCTTATTGGATGCCGGAGTCGACATCGCCAAAGTGCAGGAGCTTCTGGGGCTACCGCCACATCACCACGACACAGATCCACGACAAACGACGCCGCGGAACATCCGAGAGCGCCTCGCACGAAGTGCCGATTTGAATTAGCCGCACCCGTTATCTCAGAGTGATCGATAGACCTTTAAGCACGAGGTAGACGATCTGGGCGACGTTGGTACTCTTGAAAAGCACTTCGTTCTCTTCCACCGAGAAGCCGTTCTTAAGCCCATCGAATCCAGCCTCGCACAAAGTTCGAAGCTCACGTTTATAATCAAGGGTCTCTGCCTGCCCTGCGCCAGCGGCATCGGCGTAGCGCTTCTGTAGGCCATCGAACTGTGCGTCGGACCCGCTCTGGAACTTGGCTGTGAACGCTTCCGGAATTCCGCCCTTCAGTGCGTCGATGAGGAGAGCGGTGCAGCCGCCAAAGCCACCGATGAGGAAGAGCGGCCGGCCGGCACGAACGGCGAGCGTGGCCTCTTCGAGAATGCCTGGGTACTTGCCCTTAAAGCCGGTGATTTGGCCTCCGAGGAGGATGCGAGCTGCGATGCGGCCGGTCATCTCCTCGCGCATCACCGTGAGCGAGCGCGCCCACAGATAGCGACCTTGGACGTCATCTGGCGCGACAAATGTCGTTTCGTCGAGCCCCAGATCGGCCGGCGGACGAAGGTTGTGGAATTTCGCTTCGTCCAGGTAGTCCTTCCAGACGGCCTGATCGAGGCGCAAATGAATCGGCCAGCTCAGGAAATTGTGAATCCGCTCTTCGGAACCCGCTCGATTGTGTGCTCGAACAAGGTCAAAGAGAATAGTTGTAAAGCCCCCGCGCCGGAGATCTCCGCCGTAGGCAAGCGATGCCCCTTGGGAGAGCAGATGGCGTGCGCACTCGACCATTGCATCTTCCAGGTGCGCGAGGTTCATGCCCGGTGGGAACTCTGGGCTATTCGAGATCGAAATCCCGATGATGCGGCCTTTGAAAGGCGGCTCCTTGCCCGGTGTCAGCTCGACGCCAGTAGCCGTCGGAGTGACGAACTTCAGATTCGAAGGAGTGGAGGGATTGAGGTCTTCGAGGACCTCGATTTCTTCATCACCGAGCGGCGGGTCGGGATAGAGGAGCACCGCTGGCTTCTGCCATTCGCACTTCTTTGCTCGAATCAGATTGCGGTATGTCAGCATCTCCGGCGCGGTGCCGACTTCGATGCAGGTATTCGGCAACAGCCCTGCCGTCTTCAGAGTTCTCACGTGCTGTAGGAAATAGGCGTTCCGCAGAACTTCCCGAACTGCAGCGTCCATCACCACGCGGCAACTCTTCGCGTCGTCGCCGCGCCACCGCACACTGGGAGCGTTGCCGAGATATGGAAAAAGCCGTTCCTCTCCTTGCGTAACGGCATTTACAACGAGAATCGGGCAGGCGTACTGCTTCGCGAGAAGCACTTCTTTACGGCACCACGGCCGGTCGGAGTACGTGTTCGAATGAATGACGATCATGGCGCTATCCGCGACGCCGGCCTTGATCTCTTTCTCGAAGTCGTGTCCTGGCGCGATGTCGTTCGAATCGTAGAAAGTCGCCACGGGAAGCATTTGCCCGCCGTAGTCGCGGAGCTTCATCGCGATAATGTTTCCGTCTACTCCATGCTTCGAATGGCTCAAAAAGAGCTTGACCGGCGCAAAGCTCTTTTCCAGTACGCCGAAAGCCTCGGTCGGGACATCGCCGGACTTAGCCAAGAGGAGGCGGGCGAGCTCGTGGGTAATCGCCGACACAATGATCTGCGGCACGTCCGTAAAGTCTGCTTCTTCGAGGCGAATGCAATTGTTCTTTTTGAGAACGCTATGGACCTTGTCCTCGCACATCACTGGGAGAAGGAGACGCCGTCGGGCTGAATTTGCAATTTCCTTATCCAAGGTGCGAAGAGCAGCGATCCACGTCTCGTCGGCACGAATGCTGTTATCGATGAGCCCGACGACTACTGTGCTCTCGGCATCGTCGAGCGCCTGGGACACTGGCTGTATCGCGGCGTCTGAAGTGCTGCCAGAGTGAAGGTAGACCGGGATGCCAAGGCCGCGGGCGGCAGGGCGTTCGGCATCGCGACAGAAGCACGAGTAGATATGCCGCGCGAGGTCCTGGCCACGGGCAAAATCGGAGTGCCAGAGAACGCGGAGTATCAATCTGGGTTTATACGAAGTGATCGACATATTTTAAGGAGCAGTATTTCGACGCATCATGTCGCGGCCGTTCACAATCAGGCGCTTCGGCCGGCGAGCCGTGTCGAGCGCATCCTCAATGTAACCCTTGAGCGCATTCGCCCCGCCCATCAGCTGGTCCCATGTGATCCATAGGGCGTAGCCTGACACGATGTTGTTGTGCAGACGCGTCGGGACGATAGATTTGCCGTCCGTCGCGCGTGCCACGCTCGGAAGCTGAACCCCGATCAGGCCGTGCTCCTTGTCGAGCGTCCCTTTGAGCTCCCAGTCGACGTACTTCCGCCCATGCGTGTGGGCTCCGCAAAGAACGATCGTGCAGGATGTGCCGCTGATATTGTTGTCCCGAATCGATTGCATAATGTATTCGGGATCATCTGTCGTGAGCGTTCCTCAGCGAATTATCCTGGATGATATCGTACGACTGGGCGCAATACGTCGCAGAAAATGCGTCGTAATAGCCTTGGTCGCCGTGGTGGTGGTAACTGACAAAGATCTTGCGCTGGATATCGGCTCGGAGCAGTTGCTCCATCAAGCTGTTGTAGTTGAAAGCCACTCCATTCTCCTGGTTCGCTTACTCTCCGCGCTGATCGCCAACGAGAGCGGTGTCACCGCTAATATAGCGCGCGTACTCCGTTGGTCCCGCGAATCCATTCGGGCAACGGCACATACAGCG includes:
- a CDS encoding TIR domain-containing protein; the protein is MILRVLWHSDFARGQDLARHIYSCFCRDAERPAARGLGIPVYLHSGSTSDAAIQPVSQALDDAESTVVVGLIDNSIRADETWIAALRTLDKEIANSARRRLLLPVMCEDKVHSVLKKNNCIRLEEADFTDVPQIIVSAITHELARLLLAKSGDVPTEAFGVLEKSFAPVKLFLSHSKHGVDGNIIAMKLRDYGGQMLPVATFYDSNDIAPGHDFEKEIKAGVADSAMIVIHSNTYSDRPWCRKEVLLAKQYACPILVVNAVTQGEERLFPYLGNAPSVRWRGDDAKSCRVVMDAAVREVLRNAYFLQHVRTLKTAGLLPNTCIEVGTAPEMLTYRNLIRAKKCEWQKPAVLLYPDPPLGDEEIEVLEDLNPSTPSNLKFVTPTATGVELTPGKEPPFKGRIIGISISNSPEFPPGMNLAHLEDAMVECARHLLSQGASLAYGGDLRRGGFTTILFDLVRAHNRAGSEERIHNFLSWPIHLRLDQAVWKDYLDEAKFHNLRPPADLGLDETTFVAPDDVQGRYLWARSLTVMREEMTGRIAARILLGGQITGFKGKYPGILEEATLAVRAGRPLFLIGGFGGCTALLIDALKGGIPEAFTAKFQSGSDAQFDGLQKRYADAAGAGQAETLDYKRELRTLCEAGFDGLKNGFSVEENEVLFKSTNVAQIVYLVLKGLSITLR
- a CDS encoding TIR domain-containing protein, producing the protein MQSIRDNNISGTSCTIVLCGAHTHGRKYVDWELKGTLDKEHGLIGVQLPSVARATDGKSIVPTRLHNNIVSGYALWITWDQLMGGANALKGYIEDALDTARRPKRLIVNGRDMMRRNTAP
- a CDS encoding TIR domain-containing protein — its product is MAFNYNSLMEQLLRADIQRKIFVSYHHHGDQGYYDAFSATYCAQSYDIIQDNSLRNAHDR